One Roseimaritima multifibrata DNA window includes the following coding sequences:
- a CDS encoding purine-nucleoside phosphorylase, which translates to MHTLETESQFVGHLSEALAAIEAVGGPRPEVAIVLGSGLGGVVDKIEEPVRIGFADIPGFGQTTAAGHQGELVRGWLGGVPVVVMAGRLHRYGGWSNGQVVFPVEVMRRLGAERLIASNAAGGVRPGLKVGDIVVIEDHIDWMSGSPLARFSPQAEVDQVTDESRLLGSDPFARAPVPIGRGKKVYDEGMIQKALAAARQGGFSATCGTYLAVLGPNYETRAEYRMMRRMGVDVVGMSTVPEVLAAARMGMATLALSMVSNVASPDTAQQANHEEVLAAGQQAEPRMLQMVQAVLRK; encoded by the coding sequence ATGCATACCTTAGAGACCGAAAGCCAGTTTGTGGGACATTTATCGGAGGCTTTAGCCGCCATCGAAGCCGTTGGTGGGCCTCGCCCTGAAGTTGCAATTGTACTGGGAAGCGGCCTCGGGGGCGTTGTCGACAAAATCGAAGAACCAGTACGGATCGGGTTTGCTGACATCCCCGGTTTTGGCCAGACGACCGCCGCAGGGCATCAAGGCGAATTGGTCCGAGGCTGGTTGGGGGGCGTACCGGTTGTCGTGATGGCCGGTCGGTTGCATCGGTACGGCGGTTGGTCTAACGGTCAAGTGGTGTTCCCCGTGGAAGTCATGCGGCGGTTGGGGGCGGAACGCTTGATCGCCAGCAACGCTGCAGGGGGCGTTCGCCCAGGGTTAAAGGTTGGCGATATCGTGGTGATTGAAGATCATATCGACTGGATGAGCGGTTCGCCGCTGGCGCGGTTTTCACCGCAGGCGGAAGTCGACCAAGTTACTGATGAATCCCGTCTGCTTGGTAGCGATCCCTTTGCACGGGCTCCGGTTCCAATCGGTCGAGGCAAAAAAGTCTACGATGAGGGGATGATCCAAAAAGCCCTTGCCGCAGCACGCCAGGGAGGATTCTCGGCGACGTGCGGGACCTACTTAGCCGTGCTGGGACCGAATTACGAAACGCGGGCGGAGTACCGAATGATGCGCCGGATGGGGGTCGACGTGGTGGGGATGAGCACCGTTCCCGAAGTTTTGGCGGCGGCCCGAATGGGGATGGCGACGCTTGCCCTGTCGATGGTCAGTAATGTGGCCAGCCCCGATACGGCTCAGCAGGCGAATCACGAAGAAGTCTTGGCGGCGGGGCAACAGGCCGAGCCGCGAATGCTGCAAATGGTTCAAGCGGTCCTTCGGAAATGA
- a CDS encoding RNA polymerase sigma factor, which yields MHETTGPDAQIVERIRQGDTRAWEDLIHRYEGRLLAFAESRVGNRAASEDIVQDSFIGFLTSLPNFDGRRPLESYLFSICAYKLTDYLRREGRRPALRLDRLTSQGDGDSVAWQLEGNARPASSIARSVERKNLEEAAVREAIDDQIQRWQERGDWQKLKCLEMLFVRGVSNKKAAAELQLSEQQVANYKSDFQIRIRAIIRRQDLSEDVFPELDA from the coding sequence ATGCATGAGACAACTGGACCGGACGCACAGATCGTGGAACGAATCCGCCAAGGGGACACGCGAGCCTGGGAGGATCTAATCCACCGGTACGAGGGTCGCCTGTTGGCATTTGCCGAGAGCCGCGTAGGGAACCGTGCCGCCAGCGAGGATATCGTTCAAGATTCTTTTATTGGCTTTCTAACCAGCTTGCCCAATTTTGACGGCCGTCGGCCTCTGGAAAGTTATCTCTTTTCGATTTGTGCCTACAAGTTGACCGACTACCTGCGCCGCGAAGGGCGCCGCCCTGCCCTGCGGCTTGATCGATTGACCAGCCAAGGCGACGGGGACTCAGTCGCTTGGCAATTGGAAGGGAACGCTCGCCCGGCCAGTTCCATCGCCCGCAGCGTCGAACGAAAAAACTTGGAAGAAGCCGCCGTCCGCGAAGCGATCGATGACCAGATTCAACGCTGGCAAGAACGAGGCGATTGGCAAAAACTGAAGTGCCTGGAAATGCTGTTCGTCCGCGGCGTCAGCAACAAAAAAGCAGCCGCCGAATTGCAGCTAAGCGAACAGCAAGTCGCCAACTACAAAAGCGATTTTCAAATTCGCATCCGAGCGATCATTCGACGCCAAGACCTCAGCGAAGATGTCTTTCCAGAACTGGATGCGTAA